The sequence GTCACTGTGACTATAAAGGCTCGGCGGGGCATGCGAAAGGCCCGCGGCCGGTTCCCTTCCGGAAATTTCCGGGGAACCGGCCGCGGGCCTTCGGGTGCCGCTTGCGGGGAGGGCTACAGACCGACCTCGCGCATCAGCATGCCCACCTCGGTGTTGGTGAGCCGGCGCAGCCAGCCCGACTTCTGGTCGCCCAGCGCGATCGGGCCGAAGCCCGTGCGCACCAGCCGGTCGACGGGGAAGCCCGCCTCGGCCAGCATCCGGCGCACGATGTGCTTGCGGCCCTCGTGCAGGGTCACCTCGACGAGGTAGTTCTTGCCGGTGTTCTCCACGACGCGGAAGTGGTCGGCGCGGGCGTACCCGTCCTCCAGCTGGATGCCGTCCTTGAGCCGCTTGCCCAGGTCGCGCGGGAGCGGTCCCTGGATGGCCGCCAGGTACGTCTTCTTCACGCCGTACTTGGGGTGGGTGAGACGGTGGGCCAGCTCGCCGTGGTTGGTGAGCATGATGATGCCCTCGGTCTCGGTGTCCAGCCGGCCGACGTGGAACAGCCGCGTCTCGCGGTTGGTCACGTAGTCGCCGAGGCACTGGCGCCCGTCCGGGTCCTCCATGGAGGCGACGACACCGGCCGGCTTGTTCAGTGCGAAGAACAGATAGGACTGGGCGGCGACGGTCAGCCCGTCGACCTTGATCTCGTCCTTGTGCACGTCGACGCGCATGCCCTGCTCGACGACGATCTCGCCGTTCACCTCGACACGCGCCTGCTCGATCAGCTCCTCGCACGCACGCCGCGAGCCCATGCCGGCGCGGGCGAGGACCTTCTGCAGCCGCTCGCCCTCCTGCTCGGCGCCCGGGTGCGTCTTGGGGGTCTTGATCTCGGGCTTGTTCGCGTACCGGTCGCGGTTGCGCTGCTCGATCTTGGCGTCGAGCTCGCGCGGACGCGCCGGGGCGCCGTACGGGCCGCGCCGGGGGCCGCCCTTCGCGCCGCCGCCCTGGGCGCTCTTCGGGCCGCCCTTGGCACCGCCGCGAGCCGCCGCGCCACGCCCCTTGCGGGCGCCGCCGTCGGTGCCGGGCTTCTCGGAGCCCACGTCGTAGCGGCGCTCCTCGGGCCTGGGCTTGCGGGGGCGCTCCTCGTTCCGGCGGTCCTCGCGCTCCGAGCGGGGGGTGCGCGCGTTCGGGTTGCTGTTCCTGCCGGTGCCGCTGTTGTTCCTGCCGCTCCGGCCCCCGCCGCTGCCGCCGCTCCTGCCGCCGCCGCTACCGCTGTTCCTGCCACTGCTTCGCATCAAAAGTCCGTCTTGTCGTCTGCGTGAGTTTCCGGGGTGTCCGGTGCGTCCGGATCGAACGACGGCACACCCTCTGGCGTCTCGGCCTCGATCGCGTCCGCCTCGGGGAGGAAGGGCGCGAGCTCCGGGAGCTCATCCAGGCCACGCAGGCCCATCCGCTCCAGAAAGTAGTTCGTCGTCCTGTACAGGATCGCACCTGTTTCGGGTTCCGTGCCCGCCTCCTCGACCAGACCCCTCTGCAACAGGGTCCGCATGACCCCGTCGCAGTTCACCCCGCGCACCGCCGAGACCCTCGACCGGCTCACCGGCTGGCGGTACGCGACCACCGCCAGGGTCTCCAGCGCCGCCTGGGTCAGCCGGGCGTGCTGGCCGTCCAGGACGAAGCCCTCGACCGCCGCCGCGTACGCGGGCCGGGTGTAGAACCGCCAGCCGCCCGCGACGAGGCGCAGGTCGAAGCCGCGCCGCTGCACGGTGTACTCGTCGGCCAGCTCCCGCAGCGCGGCGGCCACGGCCCGCCGGGGACGTTCCAGCACCTTGGCCAGGTGTTCCTCGGTGGCGGGCTCGTCGACGACCATGAGGACGGCTTCCAGGGCGGGCTTGAGGTCGAGGTCCGCGACCGCGGAGCCGGTGGGGTCCTGCTCGCTCATGGCGTCACATCCTCCGGGGTTGCGGGGGCGTCCGGGCCGTCCGGGGCCTCCTGGTCGAACTCGTCCGTCACGGTGGGCTCGGCCCCCGCTCCCCCGGCCCAGCGCACCAGCAGCTCGCCGAGCGCCACGTCCTGGTCCAGGGCGACGGCCTTCTCCCGGTACAGCTCCAGCAGGGCGAGGAAGCGGGCGACGACGGTCAGGGTGTCCGGGGCGTCCTCGGTCAGCGCCCGGAAACTGATCTCGCCGGCCTCGCGGACCCGGGCCACCACGATGCCCGCCTGCTCGCGCACGCTGACCAGCGGGGCGTGGATGTGGTCGACGTAGACCTGCGGCCGGGGCCTCGGCTGCATCGCCTTCACGGCCAGCCGGGCGAAGCCCTCGGGACCGATGCTGATGACGACGTCCGGCAGCAGTTCGGCGTGGTGCGGTTCGAGGCCGACGGTACGGGGGAAGCGGCGCGCCTCCGATTCGAGCCGGCCGCTGAAGATCTCGGCGACCCGCTTGTACGCGCGGTACTGCAGGAGCCGCGCGAAGAGCAGGTCCCTGGCCTCCAGGAGCGCGAGGTCCGCCTCGTCCTCCACCTCGGCCGCCGGGAGCAGCCGGGCGGCCTTCAGGTCGAGGAGGGTCGCGGCGACCACCAGGAACTCGGTCGTCTGGTCCAGGTCCCAGTCCGGGCCCATCGCCCGGATGTGGGCCATGAACTCGTCGGTGACCTTGGACAGGGCGACCTCGGTGACATCCAGCTTGTGCTTGGAGATCAGCTGGAGCAGCAGGTCGAAGGGCCCCTCGAAGTTCGCCAGCCGCACGGTGAACCGGCCGTCACCGGGGGCGGGGGCGGCCTCGGGGATCTCCTCGGGCGGTCCGGGCGTCTCCTCCGGTACGGGCGGCGCCCCGGCGGGTGCGGGCGTCTCCACGGGCACGGGCACGGGCTCGCCCGCCGCCCCCGGCCCGCGCCCCAGCGGGCGGCGGGCGATACGGGCGGGCTCGTCGGGTGTCGGCATGGAGATCCAGGGTGCGCGGGGCGGGCTACGGCGGCGGGCGGCGGCCCGTACGGAAGGGGGCAGGCCTTCCGGGCAGGCTACCGGCGCCGTACCGGTCAGCGGCCGCGCAGCCGCCGTACGAGGATGCTCGCGTCGCCGCGCGACTCCAGGTCCGCCAGAACGACGGCGACCGCCTCGCGGACGATCCGGCCCCGGTCGACGGCGAGACCGTGCTCGCCGCGCAGGACGAGGCGCGCGTGTTCCAGGTCCATCAGCTCCTCGGCGGAGACATAGACCGTGATCTTCTCGTCGTGGCGCTCGCGTCCGCTGGGCCGCCGGTTCGCGCCGCGTCCGCCGCCGCCGCGCCTGCGCTGCTGCACGACGGGGGCCTGGGGCGGCTCCTGCGCGGCGGGCTGCTGCGGGCGGCGGCCGGCCTGGGCGGCGACGGCGACCCGGTCGGAGTCGGCGGACCGGCTGCGCGAGTCGCCCGCGTCGGCGCCGGCCGCGGAGTGCTCCTGGCGCGCGGGCGCGGTTGCGGCGTCCGGGGCGGCCTCCCCCGGCGCGTCGGTCCCGGGTTCGTTCTCACCGGCCGGGGCCGGCACCCGGGCCTCGCCGTTCGCCTTGCGCCTCCGCTCCGCGGGCGACGAGGCCTGGAGCCCCATCCCCCCGGTCGTACGGAACAGTTCGTCGGCCCCGGGCAGACTCACTCGGCGTGACACCGGGCGAGCACCTCCCTGGCGAGCTGGCGATAGGCGGCGGCACCGACCGAGTTGGAGGCGTACGTGGTGATGGGCTCACCGGCGACCGTG is a genomic window of Streptomyces sp. NBC_00708 containing:
- a CDS encoding rRNA pseudouridine synthase: MRSSGRNSGSGGGRSGGSGGGRSGRNNSGTGRNSNPNARTPRSEREDRRNEERPRKPRPEERRYDVGSEKPGTDGGARKGRGAAARGGAKGGPKSAQGGGAKGGPRRGPYGAPARPRELDAKIEQRNRDRYANKPEIKTPKTHPGAEQEGERLQKVLARAGMGSRRACEELIEQARVEVNGEIVVEQGMRVDVHKDEIKVDGLTVAAQSYLFFALNKPAGVVASMEDPDGRQCLGDYVTNRETRLFHVGRLDTETEGIIMLTNHGELAHRLTHPKYGVKKTYLAAIQGPLPRDLGKRLKDGIQLEDGYARADHFRVVENTGKNYLVEVTLHEGRKHIVRRMLAEAGFPVDRLVRTGFGPIALGDQKSGWLRRLTNTEVGMLMREVGL
- the scpB gene encoding SMC-Scp complex subunit ScpB — translated: MSEQDPTGSAVADLDLKPALEAVLMVVDEPATEEHLAKVLERPRRAVAAALRELADEYTVQRRGFDLRLVAGGWRFYTRPAYAAAVEGFVLDGQHARLTQAALETLAVVAYRQPVSRSRVSAVRGVNCDGVMRTLLQRGLVEEAGTEPETGAILYRTTNYFLERMGLRGLDELPELAPFLPEADAIEAETPEGVPSFDPDAPDTPETHADDKTDF
- a CDS encoding segregation/condensation protein A; this translates as MPTPDEPARIARRPLGRGPGAAGEPVPVPVETPAPAGAPPVPEETPGPPEEIPEAAPAPGDGRFTVRLANFEGPFDLLLQLISKHKLDVTEVALSKVTDEFMAHIRAMGPDWDLDQTTEFLVVAATLLDLKAARLLPAAEVEDEADLALLEARDLLFARLLQYRAYKRVAEIFSGRLESEARRFPRTVGLEPHHAELLPDVVISIGPEGFARLAVKAMQPRPRPQVYVDHIHAPLVSVREQAGIVVARVREAGEISFRALTEDAPDTLTVVARFLALLELYREKAVALDQDVALGELLVRWAGGAGAEPTVTDEFDQEAPDGPDAPATPEDVTP